A window of Phyllopteryx taeniolatus isolate TA_2022b chromosome 19, UOR_Ptae_1.2, whole genome shotgun sequence contains these coding sequences:
- the zdhhc4 gene encoding palmitoyltransferase ZDHHC4 isoform X2, which produces MSPGVCRYSGQQQNNPFNILLNTISTVVAPITPKWLQRLFQGTLHRLFHQRSNMFIYLHILLEGIVYAEFSYEVFGYCREMGISLTSLSVPYVLLAINTLFYYLCIKRDPGTVTKKKLSGLLHMYPYDRRLFHPGISCPTCHLIKPARSKHCRVCDRCIQRFDHHCVWVNNCIGALNTRYFLLYLFSLCAMAGNIAILTGDMLLEAVLLSGLLRAVYIDEYGQQQPTDPLFVTQHLFLTFPRIVLMLGFVVFVFCLLASYALFLFFLVLINQTSNEWYKSRGYVCQHCHPTSTADHFCSTAPHNSKRNYYSRGFLRNLGEIFFPREPVGKKDT; this is translated from the exons ATGAGCCCAGGCG TCTGCAGATATTCGGGGCAACAGCAAAATAATCCATTCAATATTCTCCTCAACACAATATCAACG GTAGTTGCACCAATTACTCCAAAATGGCTCCAGCGGTTGTTCCAGGGAACCTTGCACAGATTGTTTCATCAAAG GAGCAACATGTTCATCTATCTGCACATCCTTTTGGAGGGCATTGTGTATGCAGAGTTCTCCTATGAGGTTTTTGGTTACTGCAGAGAAATGGGCATCTCTCTGACCAGCCTGTCTGTGCCTTACGTCCTGCTTGCCATCAACACTCTTTTCTACTACCTTTGCATCAAGAGAGATCCTG GCACTGTGACAAAGAAGAAACTCTCTGGCCTTTTGCACATGTATCCATACGACAGGAGGCTGTTTCACCCGGGCATCTCTTGCCCAACATGTCATCTTATCAAACCTGCCCGCTCCAAGCACTGTA GGGTGTGCGACAGGTGCATTCAACGTTTCGACCACCACTGCGTCTGGGTGAACAACTGCATCGGTGCCCTCAACACGCGTTACTTCCTGCTTTACTTGTTCAGTTTGTGTGCAATGGCGGGCAACATCGCCATCCTGACTGGCGATATGCTGCTTGAAGCCGTGCTGCTTTCAGGGCTCCTGAGGGCCGTCTACATTGATGAGTACGGCCAGCAACAGCCAACTGACCCGCTATTTGTCACACAG CATCTGTTCCTGACCTTCCCTCGAATCGTCCTTATGCTGGGCTTCGTAGTCTTTGTCTTCTGCCTGCTAGCCAGTTATGCCCTCTTCCTTTTCTTCTTAGTGCTCATCAATCAGACCTCAAATGAGTGGTACAAAAGTCGAGGCTACGTTTGTCAGCACTGCCACCCAACTTCCACAGCCGACCATTTCTGTAGCACGGCGCCTCACAACTCTAAAAGAAACTACTACAGCCGAGGGTTCCTCCGAAATTTGGGAGAGATATTTTTTCCTCGAGAGCCGGTTGGGAAAAAAGACACTTAG
- the zdhhc4 gene encoding palmitoyltransferase ZDHHC4 isoform X1, whose amino-acid sequence MDFLTLFAIYVVVVLTCIVLVCRYSGQQQNNPFNILLNTISTVVAPITPKWLQRLFQGTLHRLFHQRSNMFIYLHILLEGIVYAEFSYEVFGYCREMGISLTSLSVPYVLLAINTLFYYLCIKRDPGTVTKKKLSGLLHMYPYDRRLFHPGISCPTCHLIKPARSKHCRVCDRCIQRFDHHCVWVNNCIGALNTRYFLLYLFSLCAMAGNIAILTGDMLLEAVLLSGLLRAVYIDEYGQQQPTDPLFVTQHLFLTFPRIVLMLGFVVFVFCLLASYALFLFFLVLINQTSNEWYKSRGYVCQHCHPTSTADHFCSTAPHNSKRNYYSRGFLRNLGEIFFPREPVGKKDT is encoded by the exons ATGGATTTCCTCACTCTGTTTGCTATTTACGTGGTGGTGGTGCTGACGTGCATCGTTTTAGTCTGCAGATATTCGGGGCAACAGCAAAATAATCCATTCAATATTCTCCTCAACACAATATCAACG GTAGTTGCACCAATTACTCCAAAATGGCTCCAGCGGTTGTTCCAGGGAACCTTGCACAGATTGTTTCATCAAAG GAGCAACATGTTCATCTATCTGCACATCCTTTTGGAGGGCATTGTGTATGCAGAGTTCTCCTATGAGGTTTTTGGTTACTGCAGAGAAATGGGCATCTCTCTGACCAGCCTGTCTGTGCCTTACGTCCTGCTTGCCATCAACACTCTTTTCTACTACCTTTGCATCAAGAGAGATCCTG GCACTGTGACAAAGAAGAAACTCTCTGGCCTTTTGCACATGTATCCATACGACAGGAGGCTGTTTCACCCGGGCATCTCTTGCCCAACATGTCATCTTATCAAACCTGCCCGCTCCAAGCACTGTA GGGTGTGCGACAGGTGCATTCAACGTTTCGACCACCACTGCGTCTGGGTGAACAACTGCATCGGTGCCCTCAACACGCGTTACTTCCTGCTTTACTTGTTCAGTTTGTGTGCAATGGCGGGCAACATCGCCATCCTGACTGGCGATATGCTGCTTGAAGCCGTGCTGCTTTCAGGGCTCCTGAGGGCCGTCTACATTGATGAGTACGGCCAGCAACAGCCAACTGACCCGCTATTTGTCACACAG CATCTGTTCCTGACCTTCCCTCGAATCGTCCTTATGCTGGGCTTCGTAGTCTTTGTCTTCTGCCTGCTAGCCAGTTATGCCCTCTTCCTTTTCTTCTTAGTGCTCATCAATCAGACCTCAAATGAGTGGTACAAAAGTCGAGGCTACGTTTGTCAGCACTGCCACCCAACTTCCACAGCCGACCATTTCTGTAGCACGGCGCCTCACAACTCTAAAAGAAACTACTACAGCCGAGGGTTCCTCCGAAATTTGGGAGAGATATTTTTTCCTCGAGAGCCGGTTGGGAAAAAAGACACTTAG
- the zdhhc4 gene encoding palmitoyltransferase ZDHHC4 isoform X3, with translation MFIYLHILLEGIVYAEFSYEVFGYCREMGISLTSLSVPYVLLAINTLFYYLCIKRDPGTVTKKKLSGLLHMYPYDRRLFHPGISCPTCHLIKPARSKHCRVCDRCIQRFDHHCVWVNNCIGALNTRYFLLYLFSLCAMAGNIAILTGDMLLEAVLLSGLLRAVYIDEYGQQQPTDPLFVTQHLFLTFPRIVLMLGFVVFVFCLLASYALFLFFLVLINQTSNEWYKSRGYVCQHCHPTSTADHFCSTAPHNSKRNYYSRGFLRNLGEIFFPREPVGKKDT, from the exons ATGTTCATCTATCTGCACATCCTTTTGGAGGGCATTGTGTATGCAGAGTTCTCCTATGAGGTTTTTGGTTACTGCAGAGAAATGGGCATCTCTCTGACCAGCCTGTCTGTGCCTTACGTCCTGCTTGCCATCAACACTCTTTTCTACTACCTTTGCATCAAGAGAGATCCTG GCACTGTGACAAAGAAGAAACTCTCTGGCCTTTTGCACATGTATCCATACGACAGGAGGCTGTTTCACCCGGGCATCTCTTGCCCAACATGTCATCTTATCAAACCTGCCCGCTCCAAGCACTGTA GGGTGTGCGACAGGTGCATTCAACGTTTCGACCACCACTGCGTCTGGGTGAACAACTGCATCGGTGCCCTCAACACGCGTTACTTCCTGCTTTACTTGTTCAGTTTGTGTGCAATGGCGGGCAACATCGCCATCCTGACTGGCGATATGCTGCTTGAAGCCGTGCTGCTTTCAGGGCTCCTGAGGGCCGTCTACATTGATGAGTACGGCCAGCAACAGCCAACTGACCCGCTATTTGTCACACAG CATCTGTTCCTGACCTTCCCTCGAATCGTCCTTATGCTGGGCTTCGTAGTCTTTGTCTTCTGCCTGCTAGCCAGTTATGCCCTCTTCCTTTTCTTCTTAGTGCTCATCAATCAGACCTCAAATGAGTGGTACAAAAGTCGAGGCTACGTTTGTCAGCACTGCCACCCAACTTCCACAGCCGACCATTTCTGTAGCACGGCGCCTCACAACTCTAAAAGAAACTACTACAGCCGAGGGTTCCTCCGAAATTTGGGAGAGATATTTTTTCCTCGAGAGCCGGTTGGGAAAAAAGACACTTAG